The following are from one region of the Blastocatellia bacterium genome:
- a CDS encoding GHMP kinase: MIIESSAPTRIDLAGGTIDIWPLYLFHPNAQTVNVAISLTANCQLVSRNDDIVQIISKDTNTQVETSLDKLLEANELELLARIIDFFKPQSGLTLTTDCNAPAGSGLGGSSTLAIAVCGALNHFTKRNYSQKELLTIAKNLETQVIRVPAGVQDYYPAMYGAANSIHLNVEDIVLEPLTIDLANLEQHLVLCYTGKPHFSGTNNWEITKLHIDGDKNIFGLFDRIRDITAEMRSALLDGDISKVADLLDQEWQTRKVLAPGVTTDTIEHLMNVAHQNGAWSAKVCGAGGGGCVTFLAPADKKMAVSKALTNAGGQVLDFHLANRGLQVIEK, from the coding sequence GTGATAATTGAATCATCTGCCCCAACACGTATTGATCTTGCTGGCGGTACAATAGACATTTGGCCGCTTTATTTATTTCATCCAAATGCTCAAACAGTTAATGTAGCAATAAGCCTAACTGCCAATTGCCAGTTAGTTAGCAGAAATGATGATATAGTCCAAATAATATCCAAAGATACTAATACACAGGTAGAAACTAGCTTAGATAAGCTGTTAGAAGCAAATGAATTAGAATTATTAGCTAGAATTATTGATTTCTTTAAGCCTCAAAGCGGTCTGACATTAACAACTGACTGCAACGCGCCAGCAGGCTCAGGGCTTGGAGGCTCATCAACCCTAGCAATTGCTGTTTGTGGTGCATTAAATCACTTTACAAAAAGAAATTATTCTCAAAAAGAACTCTTAACAATTGCTAAAAACTTAGAAACTCAAGTTATTCGTGTCCCTGCCGGAGTACAAGATTATTATCCTGCAATGTATGGGGCAGCTAATTCTATTCACTTAAATGTAGAAGATATTGTTTTAGAACCACTTACCATAGATTTAGCAAATTTAGAACAACATTTAGTTTTATGCTACACGGGCAAACCACATTTTAGCGGAACAAATAATTGGGAAATTACCAAGCTTCATATTGATGGAGATAAAAACATTTTTGGCCTTTTTGACCGTATTCGTGATATTACTGCTGAAATGCGCTCTGCTCTGCTTGATGGGGATATTAGCAAAGTAGCAGATTTATTAGATCAAGAATGGCAGACTCGGAAAGTGCTAGCTCCTGGTGTTACTACGGATACAATTGAGCATTTAATGAATGTAGCACATCAAAACGGCGCGTGGTCAGCAAAAGTCTGTGGTGCTGGTGGTGGTGGCTGTGTAACTTTCCTTGCTCCAGCAGATAAAAAGATGGCTGTCAGTAAAGCTTTAACAAATGCTGGTGGTCAAGTGCTGGATTTTCACTTGGCAAATAGAGGTTTACAAGTTATTGAAAAATAA
- a CDS encoding VCBS repeat-containing protein codes for MLLTPNKGKVSAAGASADASKTSPARITLHVSGRHKDLQFEDAADLPEALNASPESLGQALTLARFDINNDGTPDLLSTYSTNRGNELRVRLGNSNGLDSLATSFPMGNDLPKAMAFGDFNLDGFQDVITANAEAGTFSLLYGNGQGAFTTGPVVNVGGSLSALAVADIDHDGIDDVILLDEANSNLRYFRGNGDLEKAEAKVITPKDLGRLADVKIADFNNDYFLDLAIASNSGVSITYGDGKGNFGRERRLENSNTVTGMLTTDLNGDHFPDLAISTPDRVMVWNNRLEKGFAKPKSFAAGQGVKGLVSGTFNGDDLADLAVISQDSSQVSVLLNEKGRNFSAPLAMDVDGGAALITSGNFRMHMAEMVLLLLNKTATTF; via the coding sequence TTGCTCCTGACGCCCAACAAAGGAAAGGTTAGTGCGGCGGGCGCATCAGCAGATGCTTCAAAAACTAGCCCGGCTAGGATTACTTTGCATGTAAGTGGTAGACATAAAGATCTTCAATTTGAAGATGCAGCAGACCTACCAGAAGCCTTAAACGCTAGTCCAGAAAGTCTTGGTCAAGCACTTACATTAGCAAGGTTTGATATTAATAATGATGGTACACCAGATTTACTTTCTACCTATTCTACTAATAGAGGAAATGAATTACGTGTACGCTTAGGCAATTCTAATGGTTTAGATTCTTTAGCCACTAGCTTTCCAATGGGTAACGATTTACCAAAAGCAATGGCATTTGGCGATTTTAACCTAGATGGTTTCCAAGATGTTATTACTGCCAATGCCGAAGCAGGGACTTTTTCGCTGCTCTATGGCAATGGACAAGGAGCCTTTACCACAGGGCCAGTTGTTAATGTAGGTGGCAGTCTTTCTGCTTTAGCTGTTGCAGACATTGACCATGATGGTATTGATGATGTTATTTTATTAGATGAAGCTAATAGTAACCTTCGTTATTTTCGTGGTAATGGAGATTTAGAAAAAGCTGAAGCTAAAGTTATTACTCCAAAAGATTTAGGTCGTTTAGCTGATGTTAAAATAGCTGATTTTAATAATGACTATTTCTTGGATTTAGCTATTGCTAGCAATTCAGGTGTTTCTATTACTTATGGTGATGGAAAAGGTAACTTTGGTCGGGAACGTCGTTTGGAAAATAGTAATACTGTTACAGGTATGTTAACTACAGACCTAAACGGTGATCATTTCCCAGACCTTGCAATTTCTACTCCTGATAGGGTAATGGTTTGGAACAATCGTTTAGAAAAAGGTTTTGCTAAACCAAAAAGCTTTGCTGCTGGTCAAGGAGTCAAAGGGCTAGTTTCTGGTACTTTTAATGGGGATGATTTAGCCGATTTAGCTGTTATTAGCCAAGATAGTAGCCAAGTTTCTGTACTCTTAAATGAAAAAGGTCGTAACTTTTCTGCTCCTTTAGCAATGGATGTTGACGGCGGTGCAGCATTAATAACTAGTGGTAATTTTAGAATGCATATGGCCGAGATGGTATTGCTATTGCTAAACAAGACGGCTACAACGTTTTAG
- the purE gene encoding 5-(carboxyamino)imidazole ribonucleotide mutase encodes MSQEKILVGIIMGSKSDLTTMQEAAKVLEDFAVGYEIKIVSAHRTPQLMVEYATTAKLRGLEIIIAGAGGAAHLPGMTASLTTLPVIGVPVESRTLKGIDSLLSIVQMPAGVPVATMAIGNAKNAALMAIRILAIKDEVLANKLEEYIDKVAEEVKNTVI; translated from the coding sequence ATGTCACAAGAAAAAATTTTGGTTGGAATCATAATGGGTAGTAAATCAGATCTAACAACAATGCAGGAAGCAGCTAAAGTTTTAGAAGATTTTGCTGTTGGTTATGAAATAAAAATAGTTTCTGCACATCGTACACCTCAACTTATGGTTGAGTATGCTACTACAGCAAAATTGCGAGGTTTGGAAATAATTATTGCTGGTGCTGGAGGTGCGGCTCATTTACCTGGAATGACAGCATCTTTAACCACTTTACCTGTTATTGGAGTACCTGTAGAGTCTCGAACGCTAAAAGGCATAGATTCTTTGCTTTCAATTGTTCAAATGCCTGCTGGAGTACCTGTTGCAACAATGGCTATAGGTAATGCTAAAAATGCTGCTTTGATGGCAATAAGAATATTAGCAATAAAAGATGAAGTATTAGCTAATAAATTAGAAGAATATATAGATAAAGTAGCTGAAGAAGTAAAAAATACTGTGATTTAA
- a CDS encoding choice-of-anchor D domain-containing protein yields MYWFIALTGDLPPILAPSTMIDGTVVNTTTASGVNNTLGPRVVLSGGGFVITSSAPNCTIRGLSIINTPNNGIVSNSNGNMINTNNIGLDCDTITPGPINGNGIVLSGSSNSTVSNNFIGTAAQNGILVNGISIQVPIPQNNTFNNNRIGINRVGTTLVPGTILSIANSLDGMRIQSGATGNRITNCTIGGNLGYGINVRDNITSSVTIQNCNIGIDPSGQMARPNVLDGIGLSTVGNAKFNTVTQNLVSGNGVMGITPIGLGNGISLSSGDTQAQFNTVAINRIGVNSTGSVQIPNFGAGISFTGAANGNTIGGTQRANFNQISGNGGPGIILGNIGTVGVAGIPNPNNNVIQFNDIGGNNLGTGAPFDPVTPAMPAPRSNKGGGIFVGFAAFANVIANNNIAFNNDTASPLQPNPATTPPFAPTSGITYLTSTTGVPGNFNTFTQNNIFLNPPDVPPTTPNIFGLAGNENMNNAQIIAPTSPNALSSLIKIDSAITITSTGQTTIKGTANFLDNGVPGNINNAVIEVFVSKRGAEFNAPLGNPLDQFAEGQLFLNGVISFQPNPVNNNAVDWSASLIIPAPFLTPVQTPTVFLTATITTGDGSTSPFSIGVTPQFVSGVGQCSFTATPSPITFANVPVNTTSNQTVTLTNTSNSLITFTNIAFSANNARFALSGLPSLPFTLGASQTQTFTVSFTPTDNTNQSITLNISNSCTGTTSINITGNGCQSTIAVTPASVDFGTVNIGSSVNMTVTVTNSGCQPPNTTFTFTAALAATSGAAFNIVGVQGNVITLSFTPGIATPTGPQTGTLLVSSVGASNTPVSVPLTGNAVNPPAPVLRIQPNNVNFGDVPVNTTATQSITLANGGNATLTLSNPVVQAGANQGFSVTAPARLSLGPNESTTFQVSFTPGQPGAANGLVAVASNVPTQTITLLGNGIAPSANLVTTSVDFGLVPTGQAAPQQAVTISNNGTAPLTISSMSISGGNGFSVITVAPVTIGANTIGTITVGFTPSSPGPKNATLVMSTNDTQKPTLSVPLTGSGTDNVAPIVQVLSPSAGLAVAAGQSFMVSFSATDNIAVANFEIRLSTNGGGSFDTTIGSGIAQSGQNNFNAIAPNGIETTAARVQVLVRDTNNNVGMGNSSANFTIGQPPVLFNPTIANGRFTCFSTNSNIQPGAVLVIGNSTFPLSLTNNGNRFRVGRNVVGSSGQRISDLARPGSSITITVRNPNGISSSPASVVAQ; encoded by the coding sequence ATGTATTGGTTTATTGCTTTAACAGGCGACTTACCACCAATTCTAGCTCCTAGTACTATGATTGATGGCACTGTAGTTAATACAACTACAGCAAGTGGTGTTAATAACACTTTAGGCCCAAGAGTTGTTTTAAGTGGTGGCGGTTTTGTTATCACTTCATCTGCTCCTAACTGTACTATTAGAGGTTTATCTATTATCAATACTCCAAACAATGGTATTGTTTCTAATAGTAACGGTAATATGATTAATACAAATAACATAGGGTTAGATTGTGATACTATTACCCCTGGCCCAATTAATGGTAATGGCATAGTCTTAAGTGGCTCTTCTAACAGCACTGTGTCAAATAACTTTATAGGTACTGCTGCACAAAATGGTATTTTGGTCAATGGTATTTCTATACAAGTTCCTATTCCACAAAATAATACTTTTAATAATAACCGAATTGGTATTAACCGAGTTGGTACTACTTTAGTTCCTGGTACTATCTTAAGTATTGCTAATAGTTTAGATGGTATGCGTATCCAATCAGGTGCTACTGGTAACAGAATTACTAATTGTACTATTGGTGGTAATTTAGGCTATGGAATTAATGTTAGAGATAATATTACAAGCAGTGTAACTATTCAAAATTGTAATATTGGTATAGATCCTAGCGGTCAAATGGCTAGACCTAATGTTTTAGATGGTATTGGTCTATCAACAGTAGGAAATGCTAAATTTAACACTGTCACCCAAAACCTAGTTTCAGGTAATGGTGTTATGGGTATTACTCCTATAGGTCTTGGTAATGGTATTTCTTTAAGCAGTGGAGATACACAAGCACAATTTAATACTGTTGCTATTAACAGAATCGGTGTTAATTCTACAGGTTCAGTTCAAATACCTAATTTTGGTGCAGGTATTTCATTTACTGGTGCTGCTAATGGGAATACTATTGGTGGTACACAACGTGCTAACTTTAACCAAATTTCTGGTAATGGTGGCCCTGGTATTATATTAGGTAACATAGGTACTGTAGGTGTTGCAGGGATTCCAAACCCAAATAACAATGTCATTCAATTTAATGATATTGGAGGTAATAACTTAGGCACTGGTGCGCCGTTTGATCCGGTCACTCCAGCAATGCCAGCACCACGTAGTAATAAAGGTGGTGGTATTTTTGTTGGTTTTGCTGCTTTTGCTAATGTTATTGCTAACAATAACATTGCTTTTAACAATGATACAGCATCACCACTACAACCTAATCCTGCTACTACACCTCCTTTTGCACCAACTAGTGGTATTACTTATCTTACTAGCACTACTGGTGTACCAGGTAATTTTAATACATTTACCCAAAACAATATTTTCTTGAATCCTCCAGATGTACCCCCAACTACACCAAATATTTTTGGGTTGGCTGGTAATGAAAATATGAATAATGCGCAAATTATTGCTCCTACCTCTCCAAATGCGCTAAGTTCTTTAATTAAAATAGATTCTGCTATAACTATTACCAGCACTGGTCAAACAACAATTAAAGGTACAGCAAATTTCTTAGATAATGGTGTACCAGGTAATATTAACAATGCTGTAATTGAAGTATTTGTAAGCAAACGAGGTGCAGAGTTTAATGCTCCTTTAGGTAATCCATTAGATCAGTTTGCAGAGGGGCAATTATTCTTAAATGGTGTAATTTCCTTCCAACCAAATCCAGTAAATAACAATGCTGTTGATTGGTCAGCAAGTTTAATTATTCCTGCTCCATTCTTAACACCTGTACAAACGCCAACAGTATTTTTAACTGCTACAATTACAACAGGTGATGGAAGCACTTCTCCTTTCTCTATTGGTGTAACGCCTCAATTTGTTAGTGGTGTTGGTCAATGTTCATTTACTGCAACACCTAGCCCAATAACTTTTGCTAATGTTCCTGTTAACACTACAAGTAATCAAACAGTAACTTTAACAAATACTTCAAACTCATTAATTACCTTTACTAATATAGCTTTCTCAGCAAATAATGCTAGATTTGCTTTAAGTGGTTTACCTAGCCTTCCATTTACTTTAGGAGCTAGCCAAACGCAAACCTTTACAGTGTCATTTACACCAACGGATAATACTAACCAGAGTATAACGTTAAATATTTCAAATAGCTGTACAGGGACAACATCAATCAATATAACAGGTAATGGATGTCAGTCTACTATTGCTGTTACTCCAGCCTCAGTAGATTTTGGTACGGTTAATATTGGTAGCAGTGTAAATATGACAGTTACTGTTACTAATAGTGGTTGCCAACCTCCAAATACTACCTTTACCTTTACTGCTGCTCTTGCTGCTACAAGTGGTGCTGCATTTAACATTGTTGGTGTACAAGGTAATGTGATTACTTTATCGTTTACTCCAGGTATAGCTACACCTACAGGGCCTCAAACAGGTACATTATTAGTTTCCAGCGTTGGTGCTTCTAATACTCCTGTAAGTGTTCCATTAACTGGTAATGCAGTTAATCCTCCAGCACCTGTTTTAAGAATACAACCTAATAACGTTAACTTTGGAGATGTTCCTGTTAATACTACAGCAACACAATCAATTACTTTAGCAAACGGTGGTAATGCTACATTAACTTTAAGCAATCCAGTTGTCCAAGCTGGTGCAAATCAAGGGTTTTCTGTAACTGCTCCAGCACGTTTAAGCCTAGGGCCAAATGAATCAACTACTTTCCAAGTTTCCTTTACTCCTGGTCAACCAGGTGCTGCTAATGGTTTAGTAGCTGTTGCTTCTAATGTCCCAACACAAACTATTACATTATTAGGTAATGGTATTGCTCCATCAGCTAACCTTGTTACAACAAGTGTTGATTTTGGTTTAGTACCAACCGGTCAAGCTGCTCCACAACAAGCCGTAACTATTAGTAATAATGGTACTGCACCTCTTACTATTAGCTCTATGTCTATTTCTGGTGGTAATGGATTTTCTGTTATCACAGTTGCTCCTGTAACAATAGGAGCAAACACAATAGGAACAATTACAGTTGGCTTTACACCTTCTAGCCCAGGGCCTAAGAATGCCACATTAGTTATGTCTACTAATGATACTCAAAAACCAACTTTAAGCGTCCCGCTTACTGGAAGTGGTACAGATAATGTTGCTCCTATAGTACAAGTTCTTTCACCTTCTGCAGGTTTAGCTGTTGCCGCAGGACAATCATTTATGGTTAGTTTTAGTGCTACAGATAATATTGCAGTAGCTAACTTTGAAATTAGACTTTCTACTAATGGTGGTGGTAGTTTTGATACTACTATTGGTAGTGGAATAGCACAAAGTGGTCAAAATAACTTTAATGCCATTGCTCCAAATGGCATAGAAACAACAGCCGCTAGAGTTCAAGTATTAGTTAGAGATACTAATAACAATGTTGGTATGGGTAATAGTTCAGCTAACTTTACAATTGGTCAACCACCAGTTCTCTTTAACCCAACAATTGCTAATGGTAGATTTACTTGTTTCTCTACTAATTCTAACATTCAACCAGGGGCAGTACTTGTTATAGGTAATAGCACCTTCCCATTAAGTCTTACCAACAATGGTAATAGATTTAGAGTGGGAAGAAATGTTGTTGGATCTTCAGGACAACGTATTAGTGATTTAGCACGTCCAGGTTCATCAATTACTATTACTGTCCGAAATCCAAATGGAATTTCTTCTTCTCCTGCTAGTGTAGTTGCTCAATAA
- a CDS encoding aminotransferase class V-fold PLP-dependent enzyme, with product MSNKDISRLDKLSLSLEPTNEQMHNLISQSADLVINYLSNILEQKASNIPTNIDSELSAIRQPISENPMELEEILTLIKDQILKYSVNTAGGTYQAYIPGGGIFAAAVAEFIAAATNRYVGVWGIAPAGVEAEMVVIRWLCKIVNYPNKAKGIFTSGGSMANFSAIVTARRALLPENFLSGMIYTSDQVHQSIQKAALMAGFPPQNVRIIASDKEFRLNPDNLLTAIQQDKESGLTPFLIVGNVGTTNTGAVDPIDKLVEIAHKNNIWLHIDGAYGGFFILTERGKELFSAIEHADSITLDPHKGLFLPYGTGCLLVRDGEFLKRAHQVTASYLQDLDLAEEIINFNDYSPELTRSFRGLRLWLPLKLYGEASFREYLDEKLDLASYICDELRQIPNIEIVAEAQLSVVAFRYLPKSGDINQINRELLSKINATQKTFISSTVINGQVILRVAILCFRTHLEAVQATIQAIKIAISQIET from the coding sequence ATGTCAAACAAAGACATTTCTCGTCTGGATAAGTTATCTTTGTCTTTAGAACCAACTAACGAGCAGATGCACAACCTGATTTCCCAATCAGCAGATTTAGTTATCAATTATCTATCTAACATACTAGAGCAAAAAGCCTCTAATATTCCTACTAACATAGATTCTGAACTTTCCGCTATTCGCCAACCAATTTCAGAAAATCCAATGGAGCTTGAGGAAATCCTTACACTCATAAAAGATCAAATTCTTAAATATTCTGTTAACACGGCTGGAGGAACATATCAGGCTTATATACCTGGTGGAGGAATATTTGCGGCGGCTGTAGCAGAGTTTATTGCAGCAGCAACTAATCGTTATGTAGGAGTTTGGGGAATTGCCCCTGCTGGTGTAGAAGCAGAAATGGTAGTTATTCGCTGGCTATGCAAAATAGTCAATTATCCAAATAAAGCTAAGGGTATTTTTACATCTGGCGGGTCAATGGCTAATTTTTCGGCGATTGTTACAGCCCGACGCGCACTTTTACCAGAAAATTTTCTTTCAGGAATGATTTACACTTCTGATCAAGTTCATCAATCTATACAAAAAGCAGCTTTAATGGCAGGTTTTCCACCTCAAAATGTTCGTATCATCGCTTCAGACAAAGAATTTCGATTAAATCCAGATAATTTACTAACAGCAATTCAACAAGATAAGGAAAGCGGATTAACTCCTTTCTTAATTGTTGGAAATGTTGGTACTACAAACACAGGAGCAGTTGATCCAATAGATAAATTAGTAGAAATTGCCCATAAAAATAACATCTGGCTACATATTGATGGGGCTTATGGAGGCTTTTTTATATTAACTGAGCGAGGAAAAGAGCTTTTTTCCGCCATTGAGCATGCAGATTCTATAACTTTAGACCCTCATAAAGGGTTATTCTTGCCTTATGGAACAGGTTGTTTACTAGTACGAGACGGTGAATTTCTTAAACGCGCTCATCAAGTGACGGCTAGCTATCTACAAGACTTAGATTTGGCAGAAGAAATCATAAATTTTAATGATTATTCTCCAGAATTAACTCGTAGTTTTCGAGGACTTCGCCTTTGGCTACCGCTTAAACTCTATGGCGAAGCAAGTTTTCGTGAATATTTAGACGAGAAACTAGATTTAGCCAGTTATATATGTGACGAATTAAGACAAATCCCTAATATTGAAATAGTTGCAGAAGCTCAACTCTCTGTTGTTGCCTTTCGCTACCTTCCAAAATCAGGTGATATTAACCAAATTAACCGCGAATTATTGTCTAAAATTAATGCTACACAAAAAACTTTTATCTCTAGCACTGTAATCAATGGTCAAGTAATCTTGCGTGTAGCAATACTTTGCTTTCGCACTCATTTAGAAGCCGTTCAAGCAACAATTCAAGCAATTAAAATAGCTATTTCTCAAATAGAAACTTAA
- a CDS encoding uracil-DNA glycosylase: MVSLETAFFQLSKEAAACSLCTRLQDRTAVLSELNGTLQPKVMFIAEAPGQRGADRTRIPLVGDMSGRNFDLFLTATNLTRQDIFITNAVMCNPRKGDCNVRPSSQEIKNCQPFLLRQINLLQPPIIATLGTVALSALKAIETHKLSLNDVGKAFDWYGRKLVPLYHPSPHVVNGRRRKEQQLIDYKTIAQVLSELKSIEVL; encoded by the coding sequence ATGGTCAGTTTAGAAACAGCTTTTTTTCAATTATCAAAAGAAGCTGCTGCTTGTAGTCTATGTACTAGACTACAAGATCGGACTGCCGTATTAAGTGAGCTTAATGGGACACTACAACCAAAAGTAATGTTTATTGCTGAAGCACCTGGTCAACGTGGAGCAGATCGTACTAGGATTCCATTAGTAGGTGATATGTCGGGACGTAATTTTGATCTATTTCTTACAGCTACTAATTTAACTCGTCAGGATATATTTATTACTAATGCTGTAATGTGTAACCCACGCAAAGGCGATTGTAATGTACGCCCTAGCAGTCAGGAAATTAAGAATTGCCAGCCGTTTTTGTTACGTCAAATTAATCTTCTTCAACCTCCGATAATAGCTACTTTAGGCACAGTAGCCTTAAGCGCGTTAAAAGCTATTGAAACACATAAACTTTCATTAAATGATGTAGGCAAAGCATTTGACTGGTATGGACGCAAATTAGTTCCCCTGTATCATCCTAGCCCGCACGTTGTAAATGGTAGACGACGTAAAGAACAGCAACTTATTGATTACAAGACAATTGCTCAAGTTTTAAGTGAGCTAAAATCTATTGAGGTTTTATGA
- a CDS encoding SpoIIE family protein phosphatase has protein sequence MTAKVSTKRQQLPAETKLKLMMDLTRKISSCLDLDQILDHIIDMVRSFIDYDAAGIYIIECVSKQKRVVAHTIRGYHDVKTDVCVYMKVGDGIVGWVIKTGNGAVVPDVSSDKRYLPGRRTTKSEIVAPIRVNGRIIGAFNLESDHLGAYTKYDLEMLMFFANEAAISIEKARLHEALLAKQRLEAELAIARQVQQTLLPTNDPVLGHYEIAGLNQPTAEVGGDYFDFIKISEDRLGIVIADVSGKGVPAALIMASFRASLRAQLCSECSLSKTFYQMNELLRQNNFLDQFVTAVYLDLDQSNHTVSYLNAGHNRPLILHSDGSYETLAAADLLLGLFPMQQYQQYSHPVKSGDIILLYTDGITESTPIESLEEEFGIERLVETVKTYSYLTAKELTKTIYKTVREFSGNVIQSDDCTIIVIKVS, from the coding sequence ATGACCGCAAAAGTATCAACTAAACGCCAACAATTACCGGCAGAAACTAAACTAAAATTAATGATGGATCTAACCCGTAAGATTAGCTCTTGCTTGGATTTAGACCAAATTCTTGACCATATAATTGATATGGTACGATCCTTTATCGATTATGATGCAGCAGGTATTTATATTATTGAATGTGTTAGCAAACAAAAACGTGTTGTTGCTCATACCATCCGAGGTTATCACGATGTTAAAACAGATGTTTGTGTTTATATGAAAGTTGGGGATGGGATTGTAGGTTGGGTTATAAAAACTGGCAATGGTGCTGTTGTGCCTGATGTTAGCTCTGATAAACGCTACTTACCAGGTCGTAGAACTACTAAATCAGAAATTGTTGCACCAATTAGAGTTAATGGAAGAATTATAGGAGCTTTTAATTTAGAGTCTGATCATTTAGGTGCTTATACTAAATATGATTTAGAGATGTTAATGTTTTTTGCTAATGAAGCAGCTATTTCAATTGAAAAAGCACGTCTACACGAAGCCTTACTTGCAAAACAACGCCTAGAAGCAGAACTTGCTATTGCTAGACAAGTTCAACAAACCTTACTTCCAACCAATGACCCTGTTTTAGGTCATTATGAAATCGCTGGTCTTAACCAACCTACAGCAGAAGTTGGAGGAGATTATTTTGATTTTATTAAAATAAGTGAAGACCGTTTAGGTATAGTTATTGCTGATGTTTCTGGTAAAGGTGTACCAGCAGCCTTAATTATGGCATCTTTTCGAGCTAGCCTAAGGGCCCAGCTTTGTAGCGAATGCTCTTTATCAAAAACCTTCTACCAAATGAATGAACTGCTTAGACAAAACAATTTCCTAGATCAATTTGTTACGGCTGTTTATTTGGATTTAGATCAAAGTAATCACACAGTATCTTACTTAAATGCTGGTCATAATCGACCTTTAATTTTACATTCTGATGGTAGTTATGAAACTTTAGCCGCTGCTGATCTCTTGCTAGGACTCTTTCCAATGCAGCAATATCAACAATATAGTCATCCAGTAAAATCAGGTGATATCATTCTACTTTATACTGATGGAATAACAGAAAGCACTCCAATAGAATCACTTGAAGAAGAATTTGGTATTGAACGATTAGTAGAAACAGTGAAAACTTATTCTTATTTAACAGCTAAAGAATTGACTAAAACTATTTATAAAACGGTTCGTGAATTTTCTGGCAATGTAATACAAAGTGATGACTGTACTATAATAGTAATTAAAGTATCTTAA
- a CDS encoding DUF4115 domain-containing protein, with protein METLGQEFKRKREERKVSLKEVAEETRVGVRFLQAIEADDFAALPGGVYTRSFIRTYAKYLDLDEEDILARYRKYEVVVEEPAEPMKNYKEFSNDSNPISLWVGLIVLLALIGGGTYGILQYLNKNNFYSQVSNTPTPTVELPSPTPVVNTTPSPTPTPTIEKVVLTLKTSKGESWVSVLTDDEIKPKILIVPSNSSKDFEANDKLKVTIGNLPVVQLEINGQPAKLPNNGLTVKEAVITKENYQTYIAAALTPVSNITTPRPGSTPAVGGTTSNPTPGASPAATSVIRTPRPTVTPGAGTTNPSNATPNATPAIKKPVATPTSENSNGVSATPKPKPPTPKATSNPIAGESPKPKPTSTAGATPNKPANTATEDKPKPKPTASEAPKED; from the coding sequence GTGGAAACTCTAGGGCAAGAATTTAAACGCAAAAGAGAAGAGCGAAAAGTTAGCTTAAAAGAAGTGGCTGAAGAAACCCGTGTTGGCGTGCGTTTTCTTCAAGCAATTGAAGCAGATGATTTTGCAGCACTACCTGGAGGCGTTTACACAAGATCTTTTATCCGCACATACGCCAAATATTTAGATTTAGATGAAGAAGACATCTTAGCTCGCTACCGTAAATATGAAGTTGTTGTTGAAGAACCTGCTGAACCAATGAAAAACTACAAAGAGTTTTCCAATGACTCAAACCCCATATCACTTTGGGTAGGTTTAATAGTTTTATTAGCTTTAATTGGTGGTGGCACTTATGGAATATTGCAATACTTAAATAAAAATAATTTTTATTCTCAAGTCAGCAATACACCTACACCAACAGTAGAACTACCTAGCCCTACCCCGGTAGTTAACACAACTCCAAGCCCAACTCCTACACCAACTATAGAAAAAGTGGTTTTGACCTTAAAAACCAGCAAAGGTGAATCTTGGGTTAGCGTTTTAACAGATGATGAAATTAAACCTAAAATTTTGATTGTACCTTCTAACTCCTCAAAAGATTTTGAGGCTAATGATAAATTAAAAGTAACTATTGGTAATTTACCTGTAGTACAATTAGAAATTAATGGACAACCAGCTAAACTTCCTAACAATGGTTTAACTGTAAAAGAAGCTGTTATTACTAAGGAAAACTATCAAACCTATATAGCTGCTGCTTTAACACCCGTTTCAAACATAACAACACCTAGACCAGGATCAACACCTGCTGTTGGTGGTACAACTAGTAACCCTACACCAGGTGCAAGCCCTGCGGCTACATCAGTTATAAGAACACCTAGACCTACTGTTACACCTGGAGCCGGTACAACAAACCCAAGCAACGCTACACCAAATGCGACTCCAGCAATAAAGAAACCTGTGGCTACACCAACAAGTGAAAATTCTAATGGTGTAAGTGCAACTCCAAAACCTAAACCACCTACACCAAAAGCAACATCAAATCCAATAGCAGGTGAATCACCAAAACCTAAACCAACATCTACAGCAGGAGCAACTCCAAATAAACCTGCTAATACTGCTACCGAAGATAAACCTAAACCTAAGCCAACAGCTAGTGAAGCACCAAAAGAAGACTAA